A window of Leishmania mexicana MHOM/GT/2001/U1103 complete genome, chromosome 18 genomic DNA:
TCTCAAACCGCTCCATCTACCAGTCCATCGTTACACCTTGCTTCAGGCCTGCGAACACGCATACAACGGCGCGCCTGCTAACAGTATGCAGGCCACCAAAAATACAAAAGGAATAATTCGCCACCGACACTACTGtacatctctctccctctcgcgcccGTGGTTCCAGCTCGCGGGTCTAGCACGGCTCCGAGTTGCACGTGCATGCGTCGACAGCCATGGCGAGTGAGACCTGAAAATGCCGCGGCCCACCACAGCCATCGGTGCTTCGGCGTACTCAGCACCAGTACCGGATGGTGCggtcactgctgccgctgacgagGAAGTGATTGCTCGCGAGGTCGAACGCCACGCTCTGCACCGGGCCCTCGTGACCCACCAGCTCTGTCAccactgcctcctccacatcGATAATCTTGATGGTACCGTCGTCGCTAGCGACCGCGACGTTGTGACCGATGCCGTCTACCACGACGCAGTTGGCCGGCTGCGGTCCGCATTCGACGCGGAGAAGTTGCGCCATGCGACGGACATCCCAGAGAGTGACGGCGCCTTGGGTGTCGCAAGAAGCGTAGAGTGAGCTCCCCACTGGCCCGGCCGCCACGGACAGCACGGCGGCACGATGGCCAGTGAAGGACTGTGCCTTGGTGCCTTTGCGGGCGTCCCAGACGGCAACACACTTATCGGCGCTGCCCGTGAGCAGCAGGTTCGTGCAAGGCAGCCAGCTGACGGTGTTCACCGCATCCTGGTGCCCTCGCAGTGTTTGCCGGCACACGCCCCGCTCCACgtcccacacacgcgccgtcttgtccagcgccgcgctcgccagCAGTACGCCGGTGTCCTGGAACTCGAGGTCCCAGACACCGTCGGTGTGGGCGCTaagggtggcggcgcagcggctaGTTGCAAAGTCCCATAGTTTGACCGTCTTGTCGCCAGAGCCGGTGGCGAGCATTGTGCCGCGTGGGTGCACGCCAATGCACGAGACCCAGTTGCTGTGCCCCTGGCCAGAGACGATGGCGTCGCCAGTGGGCAGCGTCGAGAGGCGCCAGCttccgtcgtcgctgccactCGCCACGACCGGCTTGAAGGGGTGCAGCGCGACACTCGTGACCGCCATCGTGTGAGCCTGGAAGAATGACTGCTCCACCCACTCCGCTACCGGGGACTCAGAGGATGCGAAGCTCGGCTGCCCGTCACCAGCGTTGCCTGAAAACAACTTAGCAGCAGTCGACCCAGGAGGCTGTGGGCGATCATCAGGGGGCCACACAAACCCGTCCGCCTCTGCATCAACAGTCTTTGTGCTCGCcggagacggcgacgacgcaaGTCCGCGACGCGCGGCTGCGTTCGACTTGCCGCTCGCGTGCGACGACTTCCAGGTACCAGCGCGCTGGGTCGCAGCCGGGGGTTTGGGCCCCGTTGCGGCGCTCCCCGatgtctgctgctgctgctgttgctgctgtccttccagctccgccacccTCATCTCCAGCTGCTCTTTTTCTCTGCGCAGCTTGTCGCGCTCGATCGCCAAGAGCGACTTcgccttcagcagctgctcgcagCGAACGCGCGACTCCGTCAATGTCGGGTTCACCAGCTCGGCGTGCTGGCCTGCCTGCTTCAGCAGACGGCTGAGGCGCGCGTTCTCCTGCACCACACGCTGGTGGCTTGTGCGATGGTACTCGCGGTCCTTCTTCGCCTGCGTCCACTGCTGTGTGACGCGCGTGTTGAGCTCcgcgtgctggcgcagctcgcgctccagcagctcgaTGCGGTTTTGTAGCGCCATCGTCTCGCGGTAGTTGTCCGGCACCATTGGGTTTGACGGCgtgacggtgacggtgccggtgccaccgccagcctTGCCGTACCACTCACTCTCAAAGGCCTGCAGGGTGCGCGTCATGCCATTACGGTGGAGGAAGTTGCGAACAAAGTCATCCATCACCTCTGGCACCCGCAACAGCTGCGCTGTGGGCGGTGAAGGGACATCAAGCTGCTTCTGCACCTGGACAGAGCGCCGGAGGGTGTCCAGGTCCATGTCTTCAGCGTTTTGCATGGCCGCCATCGGGCCCACGCCAGGGTTGGAGAGCGGGCACCCACCCACTTCCGTGACGAAGTTGGCCGGGGCTGTGTAGCTCATATATGCGAGCTCGTAATCGCTCGGCTTTAGCAAGAGCCActagagagagaagggggagagctAATGCCTGTCCCACCCTCTATGGAGGAGCGCGCCTGCGCGTCtgtcgggggaggggggagggggtaagAGAAGCAGTGTGGAGACGTACGCCACCCTCGACAATGACGATGCGGCCCTTCACGGTCCCGTGTTCGCACTGTTCAGGCACGCATGTGCATGAGTGAGAAAGGAGAGTCaggggcagagagagcgagagagtaACGAGAGTAACGAGAGAAAAGGACGAGCGGATGGGGTAGAGAATGAGAGACAGGGGAGATGAGCACCCACGGGATGCAGCGCATTGATGACTCGGTCTGCCCACCACAACCACCCCAACCTCTCGCCTTCCCCACCCAACAACCAAggcaccaaaaaaaaaatgagacAAGGAAAAGGATAGAACGCGCCCCAGACATTCATGCCGTCAAGACACCTCAGCCCGCCTTttgaggggaagggggagggaggtcttcgcatgtgtgcgtgtgttcgcAAGTCCGATGTGTAAGATAATCACGCTCACGTGAAAGGATCGGTACAACAGCTGCCATCTATACCACTGccatccctcctccccgcgcCAAGAAGTGTGCACAAGCTGTCGTGGAACTCCTCGCCGGGAGGAAACGCAGCCAAACATCATTGGATGGCAAAacttttttgtgtgtggggggggggggccgaGAAGGCAGAGAAAACCGGCGCCGCCCAGTCCGGTGGGCGAGTGCTTCCCGTAGACACCCATTAGGACTCGAAGGCAAAGGTATAGACGCACagacgcatacacgcacagcaGGCACGCGCCCCCTACATTGCTCTCACCTGACGCATGTTTTACCGTGTCCTGCGACCCGGGCCTTCCCTTTGCCACCTGTGTCGCGGTAGCGCTTTCTTTCGTCTCCCTTGCCCATCGCTGTCAGCGCAGCGAAGCATTCAATGGCAGCTGCCAATGCATGGGAAGGTGGCCCAtgctctgcagcgcctcgttgCACGCAGAGAAGCAGTGGCACCCGAACCAGCCGCGGCTGGCGCTCAACGGTGATGGGTGCACGCTCTCCAGGACAATGTGCCGGCTTGCGTCTATGAGCTTCTTCTTCTGCTGCGCGTAGCCACCCCAGAGCAGAAACACGAGCCGGTTGGGGTGGTGCTGGGAAAGGTGCTGGATGACGGCGTCCGTGAAGGCGGTCCAGCCACTGGTTTTGCTGTGCGAGTTGGCCTTGTGCGCCTCGACGGTCAGAGTCGCGTTCAGCATCAGCATCCCCTGCTCCGACCAGCTCTGCAGGTAGCCGTGCCTTGGTGCCTGGAAGCCCGCGATGTCCGTCGTGAGCTCCTTGTATATGTTACGCAGGCTCGGCGGAAGCGGTACTTCGGGCAAGACGGAGAAGCAGAGTCCATGCGCTTGGTGAAGATCGTGGTACGGGTCCTGGCCGAGCAGGACCACCTTCAAGCCACGAAATGGGCAGCTGTTGAACGCGTTGAAGATGTCCGTGGCAGGCGGCAGTATGGCCCtgcccttttccttttccccATCGAGAAAGCGCTCAATGCGGGCGAAGGCGCCACCTCGCCACGAATCAGCCGTAATGGGAGCCAGGAAGTCTCTCCACTCGAGGTTCGTGATTAGGCCGGCAAGCCAACGGCTGGtgatggcagcggcagcagcaggcacagTAGTGCCGCTGGAGACGTGCTTCGCCTTGTCAACGGTACCGCCCTGTTCGCTATGGGGGAGTGTCGACTCCAGGAGTGCGACTGACACACTCGCGTCGAGGTCAACCGCGTCATCTCTAGAGGCACCCTTCAGACTATCCCTTTCGGGCTCCCTGGAGTTACTACGGTTGCGACTGTCCTCGCGCAGAGTCTTGGCGTGTTTCTTAGGCGGTGAGTCCGTCCGAGGCGTGGTGCCCTCGCCGTTCGATGCCGAgggccactgccgctgccgctgccgccctctgtccgcggcgacgaccgcgttggcggcagctgggccgttgctgctggtgccctTCCGCACAAAATCTAAGAGCGTCTTCTGCATCTACTCTCTTCGaacttgtgtgtgtgtgtgcctctgcggCGTCACGTCTACCGTCTCATGCGGTGCACTCTATCACTTGAAGGGAAGAAGCGTCGTAAAAGCAGGACGATGATGGCCAAGCATGATGGAAAAAAAcggtggcacacacacacacacaagtgcGTGCGGAGACGGAAAAcaggagagggcgagagcagaggtggtgggggacAGACTAAATCAAACCCCCTACAAAAGCGGTAGCCTGTTAtacctgtgcgtgtgcgtgtgcgtgcatccATGCGCACATCAACGCGTGTCTGCATGCCACGCACTGCTTTCTGTTCTCAGCGTGCTCTGCCCGAGACTGAAAGACAAGGAGGCGAAATAAAAGGCACACCGTATGCCGAGATGTGAAGCGCGCTGTCGGTTGTCGCGGGTGTCAATATTGATGTTCATATCAACGGAGCAGGATCGCTCCTGTTTCCTCTCGCTACTTCTCTCCCATCCGTTACATGAACCCAGGCAGCGTGAGAAGCACGCGTCCTCGTTCAGTGTCCCAGTGCTGGATCGAAAAGCCATAGGCCgtgagcagcaccgtcacaAGCTGGTCGAGGTCCTGGAGCACCTGCGTCTCACGGAACACCACCCGCCGCCCAGACGccgcgtccaccgtcagcccaggcagcggcggcacaatGCGGACAGGCAGGGAACCTGATGAacacgaaggcggcgcagcagcagcactacTCCGAGTTGCAGCAtcagcggccgccgcgacaTGCCCCTTCTCCAGTGTTCGAGTCTGATCCTCAGTGGCACCGCGTGCTTCGCCCCTCCCTGTCGCGCTATCTGTGACCGGCaaagagaaaaacaaaggaggtggaggaggtgcggaTGCAAGACGATCACACAAAGCTGCCTTGATCGTTGCCCCTTCGTCAATCTGCAGTGAAGCCGGCGGCCACCACACGTACACcccgtgcggcagctggcgaCGGAAGACGCTCTGCTGGAACTCAAAGCTGTCCAAGACActcttctccatcgccgGCAGCTCATAGTAGCGCACCTCCTGAAGCAACATATCCCACTCCACGAAGTTGTCCGGGACGGAGAGGCGGCCATCGCGGAGGTAGGCAATGATGTAGCGGAACAAGGAGCCGTCGCGATCGATCAGGAAACTGCCATCTTCGCAGCGATGCGCGTGGCCGTCCAGGATGGGGCCAAAAATGCGATGGTCTTTGAGTTCGCGTAGCGTGTACCGGCGTGTCGTGTAAAGGGTGCCACCGACGTTCAGATGAACATGGCGAGCCCACTCACCTGTCACGTCGATGCCGAGACTATTCTGCAGCCATGTCACCGCGGCAGACATGCGGATACAGAGAGGCGGGGCAAGGAGAGGCTTGGGGGAAGGAGGTGAGGCAggggcgaggcggaggacacCTCTGAGGATGAGGAAAGGGAAGTCGGCCTGGCAGTtagaaaagagagaggcgaggtggcggagacAACCATGAGCGCACGGGGGGACACGGGTGCGTGACGTACCGCGTGCGAACGCGTCAGCCTTGCAGATACGTCACAGctcttcttgttttttttcttttggaaataataataataataataaaaggAGGAGAATGAGCGGGATAAGAGAGTGCAGGAGGCAAAGGGCACGGGCAAGGGCGAAGATGAAGCATACGCGCCTGTCCTGATGCGCATAGCGGCGCCTCAAGGGAATGCAGCCCTCCCATCCTAACGCACGGCCACCGCGTGTGAGTGTCAATGATTGTGACAGGAAAGCGGTGCTTCAGCAGAGCTGTCGCCTCAATTTTTTACCCTTGCGCTACGCAAGACGCAGAGCCATTGCACTATCTCCTTCCGCGATGGTGTGTGCTCGAGCGCGTGTCGCTGTCGACTAAGGATACGTAAAGGTCCTCGACAAGTAAACCCCACCTGTCTGTGCTGCACTCACCTCTcacgcctccctcccaaTCCCCATTCGCCTCGGTTCGGGCATTTTTCATGTTCGCCACGTTTTCTCACCTCACCGCCTCAACATTCCTCACGAGCACAACCCCAATGCAACAACGTACatgcgcttcgcctccgcgtgAATTGTTATCAAGGAGAGACGCGCAAGCGCACTCACgagtgcacgcacgcgttcCGGACGCAGCAATGCgttcgccaccaccaccaccaacaacAAAGcccctttctttctctcccactcacacacacatacatgcatcgtcgtcgcactcagaagcgccgccgctgcttgcgcATGATCTGATTCGACCACACCATAATCAGCGCGGCATACGAGGCCGTAATTTCTTCCTTCTCAACAGCCGGCAGCCGAttcagcaccgccgaggCAAGGCTCTCCTTGCCAGCCTGCTCTAGTGTTGCGATGAGAGTCGCGTAACTCACCACATTcggagacggcggtgtcgaCATGGACAGGGCAGGGGAAGCCGATGcagtcggcggcgacgcggacaCCGTATCTGTCTCAGCAGGGTCTGATGCCGTCGCTGGATGACCAAGCGaggccgcggccgcagcgcagcctgcctcatcctcctcttcgGCGGCACGCCAGCCTTGCAGCGGGTTCGGCCCCATGGcccgcaccacctccatcgCCCCTCGCCAGTCCAGtgccgcctcgcagccgcgcagAATAACGTTGAACGCCTCCACCGTAATTTCAGCAGCGGGCAACGGGCAGCGAGTGGTCAGGTAAGCGAAGGCAGAACGCCATCCGCCCTCTCCAGCGCTTGAGTCTGACGGCGTGCGCCGCGCGAGGAGTTCCACCGCGCGACTGAAGGTGTAAGGGTAGGCAGGGGCGAAGAAGACGCCGATCCTCTCTACTAAGTCCCACTTTTCGGCGCTGGCACACATCTCGAGAACAGCGGTGATCTGCACTGCATTGGGGTTGATGCCAGACCCGGACGGCGCGGGCGGCACTGAGGTGGACGCGATCGACGTACCTGCCgtggaggcagcggaggtCGCTGTGGCCTCTGACGTCGCCAGCATCGCCGTCACGGCGGACAGTGCGGTAGCCTCGGCAAATGCCCGCAGTCCTCCCTCCCAGTCAccggtgcgctgcgccgcggttAGGTACGTTGAGAGGTCAGCACTGTTGCGAACAAggtggccgctgctgtggatACTCAAGCGACTGGCTCGTCGCTGCGCATCCTCGCGCTCCATGAGCTCAAAGAAGTTCAGCTTCTCCTTGTTCGCCACCGTCCCAGACACACCGCTGCGGTCGACTCCACCGTGCTTTCCAGCGTGTCGGCCCTTCATCAACGCAGCGATCCTGCTGCTACGGAGCGCACCTGAGTCCACCGGGCTGCTTCCCGTTGCGGTTGCAGGAGCCCATCCGGGACTGCCGCCAAGTTCAGCCGACTTGTGTCTCTTGTAGAGGCGTGAgacctgctgctgagcacgctggcgaggcagccgcaTGGAGCGCGCCAGCACCTGTTCGAGCGTGagcggcggcatcgtctTACTGCGTGTAAGGCCTCCAGTCGTATTGCCGGTGCCCTCCGCAGACAAcgcgaagagagagacgaccGAGGAGATGGCAGAGCCGACGCATCACCCAGTTACAGGGCAGGTCAAGCACGAAAGACGCTACACCTTCGCGCCGGCAGTCGTGAaaacagagggagaggcagagagtgGGCCGGCGCCAGCGTGACCGTGAGCACTGTGCTTGCGTGTAAGATGACGAGGTCGGTGCGATGTGCTCGgcacagaaagagagggaaggtggGGATACGCACAAATGAAAGGAGTGAGCATGTAACGGAAGGGAGACGTGTGCACAGCGGGAGGTtgtggcggcgctcgtgGCGAAGCTCGATGCAAGCCAAGCAGCAAAACGAGCTATGAGGGacatgcgctgctgcatgtTGCCactcctcgccgccgccgccgccagcaccacctccggCACAGACCACCAAATGGCAACAGAGGGCTGTGTGACGGTGGGTtattgctgctgctgccgcggtcCGCCTCGGCaagcgaaggagaaggcagGAGAAGGCCGGGTATGTCTCCGTCACCTAGCCCCTACCACgtagggagagggaggggaggggc
This region includes:
- a CDS encoding putative uracil-DNA-glycosylase, which encodes MQKTLLDFVRKGTSSNGPAAANAVVAADRGRQRQRQWPSASNGEGTTPRTDSPPKKHAKTLREDSRNRSNSREPERDSLKGASRDDAVDLDASVSVALLESTLPHSEQGGTVDKAKHVSSGTTVPAAAAAITSRWLAGLITNLEWRDFLAPITADSWRGGAFARIERFLDGEKEKGRAILPPATDIFNAFNSCPFRGLKVVLLGQDPYHDLHQAHGLCFSVLPEVPLPPSLRNIYKELTTDIAGFQAPRHGYLQSWSEQGMLMLNATLTVEAHKANSHSKTSGWTAFTDAVIQHLSQHHPNRLVFLLWGGYAQQKKKLIDASRHIVLESVHPSPLSASRGWFGCHCFSACNEALQSMGHLPMHWQLPLNASLR